A part of Arachis hypogaea cultivar Tifrunner chromosome 12, arahy.Tifrunner.gnm2.J5K5, whole genome shotgun sequence genomic DNA contains:
- the LOC112730336 gene encoding F-box/kelch-repeat protein At3g06240-like — translation MKPVKAVKTEMKELPQEVMVEIFLRLPVKSLLRFKCVCKHWLSLISDPNFAKHHFQRSSLNLTHKILYTLHFVAWSWDFNAPFVDHSALSRIQLPLALVPANINWMRIVGSCRGFLLVALNDNILLNDLIIWNPSTGSCKRVPQPPTWDNKFVFLCGFGYDVSTDDYVIVQVSYKNWEAYLDDEVIIFETFSVKSNSWKIVDVHGLNCTYINLRNDDVDTPRVGSFLNGYIHWLAWCKDGERANQGAIIAFDLNENKNGLHLHEVPLPDDFIHEYSDLGVFGGWLGLIEMNAPDQLNIRVMKEYGVKSSWVNLITVSLLNIPSDFISPMFMFLCKDGEVVGVYDGVGFVKYSDRGGELLEPPNNPHGRSRFYSTASVYTETLLSLPSNHGDQG, via the exons ATGAAACCTGTAAAAGCAGTGAAAACTGAAATGAAGGAGCTTCCACAAGAAGTGATGGTGGAAATCTTCCTACGTTTGCCAGTAAAGTCCCTCTTGCGTTTCAAGTGTGTTTGCAAACATTGGTTGTCTCTTATCTCAGACCCCAATTTCGCCAAACACCACTTCCAACgatcttctttgaatctcaccCATAAGATCCTCTACACTCTGCATTTCGTTGCATGGTCTTGGGATTTCAATGCACCCTTTGTTGATCACTCTGCTCTGTCAAGGATTCAGTTACCTCTTGCTCTCGTACCTGCTAAT ATCAATTGGATGAGGATCGTGGGTTCATGTAGAGGCTTTCTACTTGTAGCTCTCAATGACAATATTCTTTTGAATGATCTCATCATTTGGAACCCATCAACAGGTTCATGCAAAAGAGTACCACAACCTCCCACATGGGACAACAAGTTCGTATTCCTTTGTGGTTTTGGCTATGATGTTTCAACAGACGATTATGTTATTGTTCAGGTATCATACAAGAATTGGGAAGCTTATCTTGATGACGAGGTCATCATCTTTGAAACCTTTTCAGTAAAATCCAATTCATGGAAAATAGTTGATGTCCATGGCCTCAATTGCACATATATAAATCTAAGGAACGATGATGTCGATACTCCAAGAGTAGGATCGTTCTTGAATGGTTATATTCATTGGTTGGCTTGGTGCAAGGACGGTGAAAGAGCAAATCAAGGAGCAATAATCGCTTTTGATTTGAATGAAAACAAGAACGGTTTGCATTTGCATGAAGTACCTTTGCCGGATGATTTCATCCATGAATATTCTGACTTGGGGGTGTTTGGAGGATGGCTTGGCCTAATTGAGATGAACGCACCGGATCAATTAAATATTCGTGTGATGAAAGAATATGGAGTGAAATCGTCTTGGGTTAATTTGATTACTGTGTCACTTCTCAATATCCCTTCTGACTTCATTTCACCCATGTTTATGTTCCTATGCAAAGATGGTGAAGTTGTTGGAGTTTATGATGGTGTAGGATTTGTAAAATATAGTGATAGAGGAGGGGAGTTACTAGAACCTCCTAATAACCCTCATGGAAGATCCAGGTTTTATTCAACTGCTAGTGTGTACACCGAAACACTTCTTTCTCTCCCAAGTAATCATGGTGATCAGGGTTAA